The Pedobacter roseus genome contains a region encoding:
- a CDS encoding TonB-dependent receptor plug domain-containing protein: protein MKIYLSIALSLCGFVTVAQEIKVDTTKANDLKDVVVTGQYGPQTLRNSVYNIRTITAERIKLRAATNVQQVLNTELGFRFSNDLTLGTTDIQLMGMTGRNVKILLDGIPMADRSDTRESLNQIDINTIERIEIVEGPMSVVYGADALAGVINIITKNPAKSLLNLSARVQEESAGNEYEALSGKGNHIQNFSASWKNSHWSALAGFTHNDFGGWNLASKTATISEVAAVTNRWKPKEQYLGNTKIGYRNNNFSIWYRLDGLKEDIDVRNGLNPNTYKGLLQTYTTHRYTQQLQSEYKISNKLQLSAIAGYTNLERATRTVIHDFTNNTEEFSTGAGEQDIAKFNTTNFRATAIYSLNQLVSFQPGFEYNRDAASGQRIKGSPVINDYAAFITAEIKLGNGVNIRPGLRFIKNSIYDAPPVIPSLNAKFILSQNLDLRLAYAKGFRSPALRELYYDFVDASHKILGNPDLKAEESNSFNGSLVWSAIHHTDVELRSTLTGFYNLVNNRIDFATSPTDNTVTTLVNISRYKTTGGTLDNVFTYKKNLQASLGISYIGRYSGFSGDNNIEIPEFVWATEINSNIIYTFPKIRGSVSLFYKYTGSLPSYQLSTENSINTIKLTKIGDFHTADIMLNKNLFRSITVNAGIKNLLNVTQLTNTSTVTGGAHSSGGAVPYSYGRSYVLGLSYNLDVL from the coding sequence ATGAAGATATATTTATCAATTGCTTTATCGCTTTGCGGATTTGTTACTGTGGCTCAGGAAATTAAAGTTGATACAACTAAGGCAAATGATTTGAAAGACGTGGTTGTTACCGGGCAGTATGGTCCACAAACTTTGAGGAACTCTGTTTACAACATCAGAACCATTACAGCAGAACGGATAAAATTAAGAGCAGCTACCAACGTGCAGCAGGTTTTAAATACCGAATTGGGTTTCCGTTTTAGCAATGATTTAACATTAGGCACTACTGATATCCAGTTGATGGGCATGACAGGAAGGAATGTTAAAATACTTTTAGATGGAATACCTATGGCAGACCGATCGGATACCAGGGAAAGCTTAAACCAGATCGATATCAATACGATTGAACGGATTGAGATTGTGGAAGGGCCAATGTCGGTGGTTTACGGTGCAGATGCACTGGCGGGCGTCATCAATATTATTACTAAAAATCCTGCGAAATCATTATTGAATTTATCAGCAAGGGTTCAGGAAGAATCTGCAGGCAATGAGTATGAGGCTTTATCAGGAAAAGGAAACCACATCCAAAATTTCAGTGCCAGCTGGAAAAACAGCCATTGGAGTGCATTGGCAGGTTTTACCCATAACGATTTTGGGGGCTGGAATTTAGCCAGTAAAACGGCTACAATAAGCGAAGTTGCCGCAGTTACCAACCGATGGAAACCCAAAGAACAATATCTGGGCAATACCAAAATCGGCTACCGCAATAACAATTTCAGCATCTGGTACCGATTGGATGGGTTAAAAGAAGATATCGATGTACGTAATGGACTTAACCCCAATACTTACAAGGGGTTATTGCAAACCTATACTACTCATCGGTATACGCAGCAGCTTCAATCTGAATACAAAATCAGCAATAAGCTACAATTGTCGGCTATTGCAGGTTATACCAATCTCGAACGCGCCACCAGAACGGTTATTCATGATTTCACAAACAATACCGAAGAATTTTCAACTGGTGCCGGTGAACAGGATATTGCAAAATTTAATACTACCAATTTTAGGGCTACAGCCATTTATAGCTTAAATCAATTGGTTTCTTTTCAACCTGGTTTCGAATACAACAGAGATGCAGCCAGCGGACAAAGAATTAAAGGATCACCAGTAATTAATGATTATGCCGCATTTATTACCGCTGAAATTAAGTTAGGTAATGGAGTAAATATCAGACCTGGATTGAGATTCATCAAAAATTCCATTTATGACGCCCCTCCTGTAATTCCATCGTTAAATGCCAAATTTATCTTATCCCAAAATCTTGATCTGCGTTTAGCTTACGCAAAAGGCTTCCGCTCTCCTGCCCTTAGAGAACTATATTATGATTTTGTTGATGCGAGCCATAAAATTTTAGGAAATCCTGATTTAAAGGCAGAAGAATCGAACAGTTTCAATGGCTCTTTGGTTTGGTCGGCTATTCACCACACTGATGTAGAATTACGCTCAACCTTAACCGGTTTCTATAATTTGGTAAACAACAGGATTGATTTTGCGACCTCTCCAACAGATAATACGGTAACTACGCTTGTTAATATTTCGAGGTATAAAACCACAGGAGGTACGCTGGATAATGTTTTTACCTATAAAAAGAATCTTCAGGCCTCACTTGGTATATCTTACATAGGCAGGTATAGTGGTTTCAGTGGTGATAATAATATTGAGATACCTGAATTTGTATGGGCGACCGAAATCAACTCGAACATCATCTATACATTCCCAAAAATACGTGGCAGCGTCAGTTTATTTTACAAATACACGGGTAGCTTACCAAGCTATCAACTTTCAACGGAGAATAGTATTAACACCATAAAATTAACAAAGATCGGCGATTTCCATACTGCTGATATCATGCTGAATAAAAACCTGTTCCGCTCTATAACTGTGAATGCAGGTATTAAAAACCTACTCAATGTTACTCAATTAACCAATACCTCAACAGTAACGGGTGGTGCACATAGTTCGGGCGGTGCCGTACCCTATAGTTATGGCAGATCTTATGTACTGGGGCTAAGTTATAACCTGGATGTACTTTAA
- a CDS encoding RNA polymerase sigma factor, giving the protein MFGELESNFFLLVKLNKDKAFNLVFDAYWNTLYKQACKKVHCNEIAQDLVQDVFVSLWDKIEFLDAEGSVLAYLFAILRNKILKLYEKDEVRLRYAVSVASVTAPSDLYSQNSMLEKELKTIIDTEIERMPLRMKEIYLLKKEDDLSIRQIAEDLSLSEQTVKNQLQMAYQRLRTRVKDYDSSLIMLALLISKHL; this is encoded by the coding sequence ATGTTCGGAGAATTAGAAAGTAATTTTTTTCTTCTGGTAAAGTTGAATAAAGATAAGGCATTCAACCTGGTATTCGATGCTTATTGGAATACACTTTATAAACAGGCCTGTAAAAAGGTACACTGTAACGAAATCGCCCAGGACTTGGTGCAGGATGTATTTGTAAGTCTTTGGGATAAAATAGAGTTTTTGGACGCTGAAGGTAGCGTGCTGGCTTATTTATTCGCCATTCTCCGCAATAAAATTTTAAAACTTTACGAAAAAGATGAAGTACGTTTGAGGTATGCCGTAAGTGTGGCTTCGGTTACAGCTCCTTCTGATTTGTATTCTCAAAATAGTATGCTCGAAAAAGAGCTTAAAACCATTATTGATACCGAAATTGAGCGTATGCCGCTACGTATGAAGGAAATTTACCTGCTTAAAAAGGAAGATGATCTTTCCATCAGACAAATTGCCGAAGATTTATCATTATCAGAACAGACGGTTAAAAACCAGCTCCAAATGGCTTATCAACGCTTACGAACCAGGGTAAAAGACTATGATTCTTCATTAATTATGCTCGCCCTGCTGATCTCCAAACACCTTTAA
- a CDS encoding LacI family DNA-binding transcriptional regulator — MQSKPTTIKEIARILNISPSSVSRGLHDHPSIGAVTREKIKQLAKSLNYEPNNAAILFQKGKTYTIGVILPELSEHFFSIAISAIEDEAIKKNYTVIFAQSHDNYEQEVKLVEKMKNQRVDGLLVSISKDTSKFDHFEKLNSFNIPVVFFDRIPPFKNVHYVACSLESATIKAVNYLLKKGHRSIGMINGPSTLYASEERKDGYMQAINFNRLKFDPSLVVNCDLTEQGTIEAADQFLNHKRKPTAIVAFNDYVALFLIKYFKKLNVINDFDVVSYANLPIISYLDNSPVASVEQYPYLQGQKAANILLDLIHSPNSENQAYYNTIVESDLIVNEVKE; from the coding sequence ATGCAATCGAAGCCAACCACAATCAAAGAAATAGCCAGGATTTTAAATATTTCACCTTCCAGTGTTTCAAGGGGATTACATGATCATCCCAGTATTGGAGCAGTAACAAGAGAGAAAATTAAACAACTGGCCAAGTCTCTAAATTATGAGCCCAATAACGCTGCAATCCTTTTTCAGAAAGGTAAAACCTATACCATTGGTGTAATCTTACCTGAGCTTTCTGAGCATTTTTTTTCTATCGCCATATCAGCAATTGAAGATGAGGCGATCAAGAAAAACTACACCGTTATTTTTGCCCAGTCGCACGATAATTACGAGCAGGAAGTAAAACTCGTCGAAAAAATGAAAAATCAGCGCGTTGATGGTTTACTGGTATCCATTAGTAAAGACACCTCAAAATTTGATCATTTTGAGAAACTAAACTCTTTTAATATCCCGGTGGTATTTTTCGACCGCATCCCTCCTTTTAAAAATGTACATTATGTTGCCTGCAGTTTAGAAAGTGCAACCATAAAAGCAGTTAATTACCTGCTCAAAAAAGGCCATAGAAGTATTGGTATGATCAATGGTCCAAGTACTTTATATGCCAGTGAAGAACGTAAAGATGGTTATATGCAGGCCATTAACTTTAACCGTTTAAAGTTTGATCCTTCATTGGTTGTGAATTGCGATTTAACCGAGCAAGGTACCATAGAGGCAGCTGATCAATTTTTAAACCATAAAAGAAAACCCACCGCAATTGTAGCGTTTAACGATTATGTAGCGCTTTTCCTGATCAAATATTTTAAAAAGCTAAATGTGATCAATGATTTTGATGTGGTGAGTTATGCCAACCTACCCATTATCAGTTACCTGGATAATTCGCCTGTAGCATCGGTAGAACAATACCCATATTTACAGGGACAAAAAGCGGCAAACATCCTGCTAGATCTGATCCACAGTCCAAATTCCGAGAACCAGGCGTATTACAATACCATTGTAGAATCAGACCTGATTGTAAACGAAGTAAAAGAGTAA
- a CDS encoding HmuY family protein — translation MNKFNSMITVALLAVTFTACKKNSDEPIVVVPPSDGNTLTLNGLVGTELGSAAGNSVYLDFSADKQTSVARSSWDLGFYSGADFRVIINNTTGAGAKVITASNASLATVSEADTLGLTLAVNQANPANTDFAYFDAINGNLSNTVIPAVSATAADNKIIILNRGTGGGIAARSWIKLKVTRNASGGYTLQYGKIKETTNFTTVDIPKDANFDFKFVSLTNGAIVNVQPEKANWDLVWTYSVYQTLFSNVLVPYNFSDLIFLNNLNGVSAGVVATSTVSYADFKESNISAVNFKNERTAIGSDWRSTSPATGVKIDIFYVIKDVAGNVYKLKFISMGAGDAGTRGKPVIDYKLVKKG, via the coding sequence ATGAACAAATTTAACTCAATGATCACTGTCGCGCTTTTGGCGGTAACCTTTACAGCTTGTAAAAAAAATTCGGATGAACCTATTGTGGTTGTTCCACCATCTGATGGCAATACTTTAACGCTTAACGGCCTGGTGGGAACTGAACTGGGAAGTGCTGCAGGAAATAGTGTTTATTTAGATTTTAGTGCAGATAAACAAACTTCGGTAGCGCGATCATCATGGGATTTAGGTTTTTACAGTGGCGCTGATTTCAGGGTAATAATAAATAATACCACAGGTGCAGGTGCAAAGGTAATTACCGCATCTAATGCAAGTCTTGCTACAGTAAGTGAAGCAGATACCTTGGGTTTAACGCTAGCTGTTAATCAGGCCAACCCTGCAAACACTGATTTTGCTTATTTCGATGCAATTAACGGCAATCTTTCAAACACCGTAATTCCGGCAGTTTCTGCTACTGCTGCTGACAATAAAATTATAATTTTAAACCGTGGTACCGGTGGCGGTATTGCAGCAAGATCATGGATTAAACTTAAAGTAACCAGAAATGCATCCGGAGGATATACTTTGCAATATGGTAAAATTAAAGAAACTACAAATTTCACCACCGTTGATATTCCAAAGGATGCAAACTTTGATTTCAAATTCGTTTCGCTTACCAATGGCGCAATTGTTAATGTGCAGCCTGAGAAAGCTAATTGGGATCTGGTTTGGACTTACTCTGTATATCAAACCTTATTCTCAAATGTTTTGGTACCCTACAATTTTTCAGACCTGATTTTCCTGAACAACTTAAACGGCGTGAGCGCTGGTGTGGTAGCCACGAGTACCGTGAGTTATGCTGACTTTAAAGAATCGAACATTAGCGCTGTAAATTTTAAAAACGAAAGAACTGCTATAGGTTCAGATTGGAGAAGCACTTCACCTGCAACAGGCGTTAAAATAGATATTTTTTACGTCATAAAAGATGTTGCGGGCAATGTTTACAAATTAAAATTCATTTCGATGGGTGCCGGAGATGCAGGTACCCGCGGTAAACCGGTAATTGATTATAAACTGGTTAAAAAAGGATAA
- a CDS encoding SusC/RagA family TonB-linked outer membrane protein, whose amino-acid sequence MKLTTILLLASLCQVSAGVYSQNITLRQKNASMDVIFKSIEKQSQYVFLYDDLELSKTQKVTVNVVNVPIEQVLDLCLKNQPLSYKIFDKTVVLRKKIDDIVYKSVFFEIINGKVTDETGQPIVGASILIKDSKVGATTDANGMFSLNVQIGATLIVSYIGYTSQEIIVGDSKNYNISLVPAVSNLTDVVVTALGIKRSEKSLGYAVQKVEGNTLTSAKGVNVATSLTGKVAGLNIKNSTEFAANPSIELRGANALLVVDGVPYTSLSIDNISPDDILDISVLKGATASALYGNRGGNGAIMVTTKRGNKEGGLVVGFNSSNMFSSGFLAFPEVQSSYSSGSGGKYGVGDYVWGDKLDIGRTASQYNPSTYKFEEMPLVSKGKDNLANFLQQGFILNNNLSISQSGKNGSMRASFSHVYNQGQYPNTKLNKIIASISGDIKAGNFSLDGGFTFNKRYFPNNIGTGYGGGGYLYNLVVWSGTEYDVHDYKNYWVAGKENILQNWMENTWYDNPYFIANEILRSDDYNLTNGYINASYDIRPWFKAILRSGIDTYSQTNEYRNAISAVGGWNKKGYYSIAKTDAFNINNDLILTANGKLGDFRVDGLIGGSIYYREKNYLNVETQNGITVPGFYALAASVDPVKSTSYYKIAEKDNQIGKKQVNSFYGKASFSYKNIAFVDITGRNDWSSTLSSQQRSFFYPSVSGSLIISELIKFPVWVDMAKVRGSWTKTKFDLGIYDLNNSYNINTNVWNGASTSSYPTSIRGADILPQTNRSYEYGAAFAFLKNKVHFDAAYFNTLYYNRAILSTVSSSSGFGSVLINTNEQLKRKGVELSADGTIISTGNFSWNTGLNWSTNRRYYGKLDPVYSSKQHWVTEGSRYDWVSGNEYDRAPDGQLILQNGYPTDSPRATVLGYSDPDWIWGFNNTFKYKNLSLAFSFDGRVGGKAYNNMVGYMWSSGTHIDSDNSWRYDEVVNGKETFKLDGVKVVSGTTTRDTYGNILTDTRVFAPSTDVISYEDYSRNYRGVQDYFTQTFFKLRELSLTYNIPAKFIKHAGMKSASIGFVGQNMLLWTKEWKFSDPDVGGDDLNSPSIRYMGFNVKANF is encoded by the coding sequence ATGAAACTAACAACGATACTTTTATTGGCAAGCCTCTGCCAGGTAAGTGCAGGTGTTTACAGTCAGAACATTACATTGAGGCAGAAAAATGCCTCGATGGATGTCATATTTAAATCGATAGAGAAACAGAGTCAATATGTTTTTTTATATGATGATCTTGAACTCTCTAAAACGCAGAAAGTTACTGTTAATGTTGTAAATGTGCCTATTGAGCAGGTTTTGGATTTATGCCTCAAAAATCAACCACTCAGTTATAAAATATTCGATAAAACGGTAGTGTTGAGAAAAAAGATCGATGATATTGTATATAAGTCGGTTTTTTTTGAAATCATAAACGGAAAAGTAACTGACGAAACTGGTCAGCCAATTGTAGGAGCAAGTATTTTGATAAAAGATTCAAAGGTAGGCGCAACTACTGATGCAAACGGTATGTTCTCTTTAAATGTACAAATTGGCGCAACCTTAATAGTTTCATACATTGGTTACACTTCTCAGGAAATTATTGTAGGAGATAGTAAAAATTACAACATTTCTTTAGTACCCGCTGTAAGTAATTTAACCGATGTGGTGGTTACCGCTTTAGGTATAAAACGTTCCGAGAAATCTTTAGGTTATGCGGTACAAAAAGTAGAAGGTAATACATTAACATCGGCCAAAGGGGTAAATGTAGCCACATCTTTAACCGGGAAAGTAGCGGGCTTAAATATAAAAAACAGCACAGAGTTTGCGGCTAATCCTTCCATTGAACTTCGTGGCGCTAACGCATTACTGGTTGTTGACGGGGTTCCGTACACCAGTTTATCAATCGACAATATTTCACCTGATGATATTTTAGATATCAGTGTTTTAAAAGGTGCGACTGCGTCTGCCTTATATGGCAACAGAGGTGGTAACGGTGCAATTATGGTAACCACCAAACGGGGAAATAAAGAAGGAGGGCTCGTGGTAGGTTTTAATAGCAGTAACATGTTTTCGTCTGGTTTTTTGGCCTTTCCTGAGGTGCAATCTTCCTATAGTTCTGGTAGCGGAGGAAAGTATGGCGTAGGAGATTATGTTTGGGGAGATAAACTGGATATTGGCAGAACAGCGAGTCAATACAATCCCAGTACATACAAATTTGAAGAAATGCCTCTGGTATCAAAAGGAAAAGATAATTTGGCCAATTTTTTACAACAGGGTTTTATTTTAAATAACAATTTGAGCATCAGTCAATCCGGTAAAAACGGAAGTATGCGAGCTTCATTTTCTCATGTATATAATCAGGGACAATATCCAAACACCAAACTGAATAAAATTATTGCCAGTATCTCCGGCGATATAAAAGCAGGTAATTTTAGTTTAGACGGTGGTTTTACTTTTAATAAAAGGTATTTCCCCAATAATATAGGAACAGGCTACGGCGGTGGCGGATATTTATATAACCTGGTGGTATGGTCTGGAACAGAATACGATGTACATGATTATAAAAATTATTGGGTTGCCGGTAAAGAAAATATACTGCAAAACTGGATGGAAAATACCTGGTATGATAATCCTTACTTTATTGCTAACGAAATTTTGCGCAGCGACGATTATAACCTAACTAACGGATATATTAATGCGAGCTATGACATTAGGCCTTGGTTTAAGGCTATTCTCCGCTCCGGTATTGATACCTATTCACAAACCAACGAATATAGAAATGCCATTAGTGCAGTAGGTGGCTGGAATAAAAAAGGTTATTATAGTATAGCTAAAACCGATGCATTTAACATTAATAACGATTTAATATTAACGGCTAATGGAAAACTTGGCGATTTTCGGGTTGATGGCTTAATAGGCGGATCAATATATTATAGAGAGAAAAATTACCTTAATGTAGAAACCCAGAATGGAATAACAGTGCCAGGTTTCTACGCGCTCGCAGCCTCTGTAGATCCGGTTAAAAGTACATCCTATTACAAAATAGCTGAAAAGGACAATCAAATTGGCAAAAAACAAGTGAATAGTTTTTATGGAAAAGCCTCATTTTCTTATAAAAACATCGCTTTTGTAGATATAACCGGTCGAAACGACTGGTCGTCTACCTTATCTTCACAACAACGTTCTTTCTTTTATCCATCGGTTTCGGGCAGTTTAATTATTTCTGAATTAATCAAGTTTCCGGTATGGGTAGATATGGCCAAAGTACGCGGATCATGGACGAAAACAAAATTTGATCTAGGTATTTATGACTTAAACAACAGCTACAATATTAATACTAACGTTTGGAATGGAGCAAGCACAAGCAGTTATCCAACTTCAATTAGAGGGGCAGATATTTTACCACAAACCAATAGGAGTTATGAATATGGTGCAGCTTTCGCATTCTTAAAAAATAAAGTACATTTCGATGCAGCCTATTTTAACACCTTATATTACAATAGAGCAATTTTATCAACGGTAAGCAGTAGTTCTGGCTTTGGCAGCGTACTGATTAATACAAATGAGCAGTTGAAAAGAAAAGGGGTCGAGTTATCGGCTGATGGAACGATAATATCTACTGGTAATTTTAGTTGGAATACGGGATTAAACTGGTCGACAAACAGACGTTATTATGGCAAATTGGATCCTGTATATTCAAGTAAACAACATTGGGTTACTGAAGGTAGCCGGTACGACTGGGTAAGCGGAAACGAATATGACAGGGCACCAGACGGACAACTAATTTTACAAAACGGATATCCTACTGATAGTCCACGTGCTACAGTATTGGGCTATTCAGATCCTGATTGGATATGGGGCTTTAACAATACCTTTAAATATAAAAACCTGAGTTTAGCTTTTTCATTTGATGGAAGAGTTGGTGGTAAGGCCTACAATAATATGGTGGGTTACATGTGGAGCTCGGGTACTCATATAGATAGTGATAACAGCTGGAGATATGATGAAGTTGTAAATGGCAAAGAAACTTTTAAACTTGATGGTGTAAAAGTAGTTTCAGGAACAACAACCAGAGATACTTACGGTAATATTCTTACTGATACCCGTGTTTTTGCACCAAGTACCGATGTTATATCGTATGAGGATTATTCTAGAAACTACCGTGGTGTACAGGATTATTTTACCCAAACCTTCTTTAAGTTAAGGGAGCTTTCCTTAACCTATAATATTCCAGCAAAATTCATCAAACACGCGGGAATGAAGAGTGCATCTATAGGCTTTGTTGGTCAAAACATGTTATTGTGGACTAAAGAGTGGAAATTCTCAGATCCCGATGTTGGAGGAGATGACCTGAATTCACCTTCAATAAGGTATATGGGTTTTAATGTAAAAGCTAACTTTTAA
- a CDS encoding helix-turn-helix transcriptional regulator, whose product MMELKRSTNGNIIYKKTYPDNFEVGDAIGETVAEYRNDKARLAVTEKWFKGIHISLIEMDSDLPEDFIFESSQQHVGFLFCLHGSIAYRSGVSQDKFCSLNKNEQDINLGCLDMITFRATGQSKLLYIQFTASYFNKVTAIEPFDLLPKWMQHPIKPETSLILAHIINYKHEGRAKRLFLEARIFELIIVYLNQHQEKQNITFKQEDINKIMLAKQLVEHNLQKPSSLIELSRKVGINDYKLKKGFKELTGHTVFGYLYKIRMEKAHYFLSKEKKSVNEVSFLVGYKNAQHFIAAFKKKYHILPGSLNKN is encoded by the coding sequence ATGATGGAACTTAAGCGCTCAACAAACGGAAATATCATTTACAAAAAAACTTATCCCGATAATTTTGAAGTCGGCGATGCCATTGGCGAAACAGTTGCTGAGTATAGAAATGATAAAGCCCGCTTAGCGGTAACAGAAAAATGGTTTAAAGGGATTCATATTAGCTTAATAGAAATGGACTCCGATTTACCCGAAGATTTCATTTTTGAATCCAGCCAGCAGCATGTCGGCTTTTTATTTTGTCTTCATGGTTCAATTGCTTATCGGTCTGGTGTTTCGCAGGATAAGTTCTGCTCTCTTAATAAGAACGAACAGGATATTAATTTGGGTTGTCTGGATATGATCACATTTAGGGCTACCGGACAAAGCAAACTTCTTTATATACAGTTCACCGCTAGCTATTTTAACAAGGTAACCGCTATTGAACCCTTTGATCTTTTGCCAAAATGGATGCAGCATCCCATTAAACCAGAAACCAGCTTAATATTAGCGCATATTATTAATTATAAACACGAGGGGAGGGCTAAACGATTGTTTTTGGAGGCCAGGATATTTGAGCTGATTATCGTGTACCTCAACCAGCACCAGGAAAAGCAAAATATTACTTTTAAGCAGGAGGATATCAATAAAATTATGCTGGCGAAGCAACTGGTAGAGCATAACCTGCAAAAGCCAAGTTCGCTGATCGAACTTTCGCGTAAAGTTGGCATTAACGATTACAAACTCAAAAAAGGCTTTAAGGAGTTAACAGGACATACGGTATTTGGTTACCTGTATAAAATCAGGATGGAAAAGGCGCACTATTTCCTATCTAAAGAAAAAAAGAGTGTAAACGAAGTTTCCTTTTTAGTAGGATATAAAAATGCACAACATTTTATTGCAGCCTTTAAAAAGAAGTACCATATTTTGCCGGGCAGTTTAAATAAAAATTAA
- a CDS encoding FecR family protein: MNQDEIKFLIKKYNNQTASTEEKKAVEEWYESINGEVLAQDQFKQEETKKLILKNITSKIDEKKSRQKPKLRKLFYAQFFKAAVVLLVLLAGIYLYIKQTDAVPKHVSYSSKKTNIIPGGNNAVLLLADGSQIILNKTSDGQIADQSGVKVVKTKSGELIYRFTGSSNPKSTAINTIITPRGGQYHLVLVDGTEAWLNAGSSIKFPTAFTGAERKVEVRGEVYFEVAKNKAKPFIVHTDQSEIKVLGTHFNINTYDDEEYQRTTLLEGSIEIKRGNQKVLIKPGQQANINEKSELIKIKEVEDLEAIIAWKNGYFQFEKSDLQSVMRQVSRWYNTDVIYNGTIPTKQYTGKIPRSINATKLIEMLSFSGIHCQIQHNQITVNPK, encoded by the coding sequence TTGAATCAAGACGAAATTAAATTTTTAATCAAAAAATACAATAACCAAACGGCCAGTACTGAAGAGAAAAAGGCGGTAGAAGAATGGTATGAAAGTATAAATGGTGAGGTGCTGGCGCAAGATCAATTTAAACAGGAAGAAACCAAAAAGCTGATTTTAAAAAATATTACTTCAAAAATTGATGAAAAGAAAAGCAGGCAAAAGCCAAAGCTGCGAAAATTGTTTTACGCGCAATTTTTTAAAGCTGCAGTTGTTTTATTGGTTCTGCTTGCCGGAATTTACCTTTATATAAAACAAACCGACGCTGTTCCTAAGCATGTTTCATATAGTAGTAAAAAAACAAATATAATTCCGGGGGGCAATAATGCCGTATTGTTACTGGCCGATGGATCGCAAATTATCCTGAACAAAACTTCTGACGGGCAGATCGCAGATCAATCAGGAGTAAAAGTTGTTAAAACTAAAAGTGGCGAGTTGATTTACCGTTTTACCGGCAGTTCGAACCCAAAATCTACAGCCATTAACACCATCATTACCCCGCGTGGCGGACAGTATCATTTAGTATTGGTTGATGGAACAGAAGCCTGGTTAAATGCAGGCTCATCGATTAAGTTTCCAACGGCATTTACAGGCGCCGAACGCAAAGTAGAGGTTAGGGGTGAGGTTTATTTTGAAGTCGCGAAAAATAAAGCTAAACCCTTTATCGTTCATACCGATCAATCTGAAATTAAAGTGCTTGGAACGCATTTTAACATCAATACCTACGACGATGAAGAATATCAGCGTACAACCTTACTGGAAGGAAGTATCGAAATTAAGCGGGGCAACCAAAAAGTACTTATTAAACCCGGACAGCAAGCAAATATCAATGAAAAATCTGAGCTGATTAAAATCAAGGAAGTGGAAGATCTTGAGGCCATAATCGCGTGGAAAAACGGTTATTTTCAGTTCGAAAAATCAGATCTTCAGTCGGTAATGAGGCAGGTTTCGCGCTGGTATAATACCGATGTGATTTATAATGGCACCATTCCAACCAAACAATATACGGGCAAAATACCCAGAAGCATTAATGCCACAAAACTGATAGAGATGCTTTCTTTCTCTGGCATTCATTGTCAGATACAACATAACCAAATTACGGTAAACCCTAAATAA